Part of the Periophthalmus magnuspinnatus isolate fPerMag1 chromosome 18, fPerMag1.2.pri, whole genome shotgun sequence genome is shown below.
ATAGTACGTAATGTGATTTCATTGGTGTCTCCGTCTCTCCAGATTAAAACGATTCTCAGCGGCTTCATTATCAGAGGGTACCTGGGGAAGTGGACCTTGATGATAAAGACCATCACTCTGGTTTTGGCGGTGGCATCTGGTTGAGTTGGGGAAAGAGGGCCCCTAGTGCACGTGGCCTGCTGCTGTGGAAACATCTTCTCCTACCTCTTTCCCAAATACAGCAAGAATGAAGCCAAGAAACGAGAggtgagaggtcaaaggtcataggCAAAACAACATGAATCTGGAAACAAAACCATTTTATTGCCATTTAAGagttgttttagatgttttattCCTTCTCATGTCGATTATAATCTGGAAACAATTTTGAACAATTGATCGATAAGTAGTCTAGTGGTTTAGtcattgtatatttttatcatcttcctggtttagtcctgttttcgaAACCTgctttagctctggtttaggccttgttAAGATCtagtttgtttagtcctgctttagatgtGACTGATGATTTTCACCAGattttcttatattttaaacctagttttgtcctggtttagagatgtttttgttcatgCTTGGTAGGGAAGAATATTTTTAGTCATAGAGCTTGGTGTAAAAGGTTTGCACTTCACTGACAAATAATTAAGGAGGGTGGTGTAAACTATACAATGTGTTTTCTGAGGTGTGTTAAATTTGCTCTGCAGGTCCTCTCGGCAGCCTCTGCTGCGGGTGTGTCTGTGGCTTTTGGAGCGCCCATCGGAGGAGTGCTTTTCAGTTTAGAGGAGGTACTAATTAACACAATCGAAATGCAGATTTTAGGTCAACAACAGAAATctatttacaatatatatatatcaccaGTAAATTCATGGTTTTATAGAACTTGTTGTACAGGGCATGCAGTACTATATTTTATTCTTTCATTGATACTTTGGTATAACTGTTTatgatgatattgctttgcctggaatgttccagagcatgacattaaacttctctaaTTAAAACAAGTATGTGATGCCACAAagttacacatcagatctgtgaagaggtgactcCGCTCACAGTATTTCCCAAAGTATTTTATATCAATTACACATGTAACACATGaattgcctagaatattccacagtacagcaataaaatagttaaagttcagttcagtttgtttaGTTTCCGTCATACACAACATACTTCATCATATAGAAGTTGTTATATCACTGAAACAGACAGGAACGATATCCAGTCCATCATTTCTGTGCCTTGTCTTTGGCTCAGGTGAGTTACTACTTCCCTCTGAAGACCCTTTGGCGTTCATTCTTCGCTGCTCTGGTTGCTGCGTTTGTGCTGCGCTCCATAAACCCGTTTGGTAACAGTCGTCTGGTGCTGTTCTACGTGGAGTATCACACGCCCTGGTACCTATTTGAGCTCCTCCCCTTCATCCTCCTCGGGGTGTTTGGGGGGCTCTGGGGGGCCTTCTTCATTCGGGCAAACATCGCCTGGTGCAGACGTCGCAAGTCCACACGATTTGGTAACTAATGTCAATTTTTGTGTTCAATTTTCAATAGTCCTGCAGATTTCAGTCAAAAAAAGCTAAAAGATGAAACATGATATAATGATAATTTATGCGTAACATCTagtatccatgggttttagcttcctgttatgtgCAATAGTTAAACATTTTAGGACTTTTTCCATTCAACAGAAATAATATAtacttttaaattgttaatggctatggcaatggtcttaatttttcatcattctgaaacccatagatTGGCAAGAAgtcactattttatttatttattgttctcATGTAATAATTAAATTCAGTACAACACAAAACAGTCTGAGCCCACAATATGGTTAGTGTAGAATACACAAGCTAAACCAACAACAGTAGTTTTAATGGACTCATAATTAGAGGGCTTACTCAAAGCTAGTTATTAACCAGTGTTTCCcacaggaaactgaaactatGGTGACACAAGTGATCCACATTTActgtaattttgggaatgtacaTATAGATGTATTTATGACAATACAACAACCATACATACAGTATCATTTGTATTGCCAATTTTTATTCAGCCTGTTTTTAGATTATCAGGGGAAAATAAATTAAGACTATGAGGGGCCTATGGGTCTCCTTTATTAGTGGGAAACACTAATAACTAATCATTCTTTTAGGCTTTATATTAAATCCCACAATATGTTTTTGAACCTTTAGGGAAGTACCCAGTCCTGGAGGTGATTTTGGTTGCTGCCATCACAGCAGTGGTGGCCTTCCCAAACCCATACACACGTCAGAACACCAGTGAGCTGATCAAAGAGCTGTTTACAGACTGCGGCCCCTTGGAATCGTCTCAGCTCTGTCAGTACAGGAGCCAAATGAATGGGAGCAAAGCATTCACAGACAACCCCAACAGACCTGCGGGACCAGGCGTCTACTCTGCCATGTGGCAACTGTGTCTTGCCCTCATCTTCAAAATCATCATGACCATTTTCACCTTCGGACTCAAGGTGAAAGGGGGGCTACTTCTGAAGACGATTCTCCTCTTCTCAGTTATTtttatacaatatacaaaatatCAAAGATTAcatgtacatttatttcaaattcTTTGTCATTTACACAAGTTGCACCACATGCCTCCAGTATAAGTGCATACGATTCATTTAATTCTATAGGGGGTCGGAAATCATtgggtgtttgttttgtttttttatttggtggATTTTAAACTCAACTCTCTCTTAAAAATTGAgaaattaattaatttcatCTACTATTAATATGCATTTCTTaccagtaatattttttttaatgatattgCTTATCCTAGAGAAGTACCTTATATATGCTCATCCTAGTTGTCTTAGTTCTCTACTATTTCATATTGGACTTTCCAAATCTATACACGGAGACAGAAATTACTCTATGCAAAGTTATTGAAAACTGACACAGACAATATTTAGGTCACTCtagtcaaaaaagtcaattagacCATAGGAACCTTATGTATCATACACAAAGTTGCTGGCTCACTGTCCTGGACCACCCCAGTATAAGTTAATTGGCACCCTTCAGTTGCAATTCAGAGCCTGTCGTGAGTCAATGGCAGGCATATGGGAGGAACAAGTTCAGTGGTGAGGGCCATCATCAGCTTTAATTAAACCTTTGTTTTGTCTCTACCAGGTGCCCTCCGGTTTGTTCATTCCCAGTATGGCTATAGGCGCCATAGCAGGGAGGATCGTGGGTATTGCGGTGGAGCAATTGGCTTATTACCATCACGACTGGTTCCTGTTCAAAGAGTGGTGTGAGGTGGGGGCTGACTGCATTACCCCAGGGCTCTACGCCATGGTAGGGGCTGCAGCATGTCTCGGTGAGTCTGAAGactaaagtaaatgtatttgctTGAGCATTTTGAGGTCTAAAAATAATCCTCTTCGAAACAAGCTCTAAGAGTGGAAAATAGGGCTACTTATTTTGTGGGAAAAAATTATATTGCAATTTTATTGACGCATTGAAGCATTGGGATTGTgatgtatatttaaaaagtattttgtttaGAATGCACAAtttaaacaactccaggagccttattttaaatgcatttctagcatcctaattatttacagcAATTAAAGTTTATGTGCATTTCACAACTTAACATTACTTTCTGGTTCTTGGatgataaaacactttataatgactTTTCCATTCTTTGCTTTACACTTTTAAAGATAATGCTAAATTGCTTCATATTTTACACTTAACTGTAGCTGTTTCTCTTCTCCTCAGGTGGTGTGACCCGTATGACTGTGTCCCTGGTGGTCATTGTCTTCGAACTGACTGGAGGTCTGGAGTACATCGTCCCTTTGATGGCTGCAGTCATGACCAGTAAATGGGTGGGTGACGCGTTTGGGCGGGAGGGCATCTACGAGGCCCATATCAGACTGAATGGATACCCGTTTTTGGACGCGAAAGAGGAGTTCACGCACACAACTCTGGCCCGGGAGGTGATGAGGCCGCGACGCAGTGATCCCCCCCTCGCTGTGCTAACCCAGGACGACCTCACTGTGGAGGAGCTGCAGGCCATCATCAATGAGACCAGTTATAATGGCTTTCCTGTGATTGTGTCCAAGGAGTCGCAGAGGCTGGTGGGGTTTGCACTGCGCAGGGATATCACCATCGCTATAGGTGAGACCAGACAAATCTGAGATCTGATTTCTGGATTTTTGAAATGCCATGTAAACAGTTACATCTGCGGTGtcctttaagtcattttaaaggtctagaatcagatattaatcagattttggtgagCTTGTAACTGCAGCCAGTTAGTAATCTGATTTCACACATGCAAagaaaaattatgcaaaaaatctAGTGATCTGATTTTTCCTGGACATGTAAATGTGCCCACTGTTATCTAAGCCAATTATGAGCAGTTCTAACCTTTCTCAACAATCTAACTATCTAAACAACATGGCTAATGCTAAACCGAAGGCTAAAGAAATGCAAACATTATACAAACaactaacattttaaatattgtcagATTTAACATGTATCAAATACACTTTGATAACATAATTTTACTCTTGCACCCTTTCTTGCAGGTCAGgcatgcttttgtatgtgaagTCTAAACAAAAGTACTAGCCCATAACTCATTCACTGTTACTATTGccctaaatacatttttccccATCTCTGCAGAAAATGCTCGTCGTAAACAGGAGGGCATCATGTTGAATTCACGGGTGTACTTCACACAGCATGCACCCACGCTCCCAGCCGACAGCCCCCGGCCGCTAAAGCTCCGCTCCATCCTGGACATGAGCCCCTTTACTGTCACTGACCACACCCCCATGGAGATCGTGGTCGACATCTTCAGGAAACTGGGGCTACGGCAGTGTCTCGTCACACACAACGGGTAAGGTCTACTTAGCGAACATGTTAAGAGATTATAGAAAAGGTGGTTCACAAGTCTTATTATTCATACTTGACATACTTTAGACCAAGTTTCAACTCAATAATATTATGTTCTCCAAGTGACAGcagttttaaatttgtatttggactaaagaaggactaaactgtgaactaaaccagcacaaaACCATAACCAAGCTAAGGACTTAGCCaggtttaaactaggactatagcggggactaaaccagttctcaAAATTTACCATAAGTATCTTCCACAGTAAATATATAGCTTTCCATGGACTGCCAGGACCTACGGACTGGTACTAAACCAGGGAATAAAGCAGggacgactaaaccaggaaaagcTAAACAAGGaaaagctaaaccaggactaaggcagaactaaaccagaactaaaccagaactaaaccagaacgaaGACTAAACTAGGGTCTAAACAAGGAACTAAATGTGAGATCTAAGGTATTTCTAACTTAAACTGAACTAGGTACTAAAATGTAATGTCAAGTGCCTACCTCAGTAATTATTTGGCATTTCAAGTTCTTAGCATGCTCTGGCCTATCCACTGTGCTGCATTGCTCTACTTAACTGTTCAAACTAACCACATCTAAACAAATACATACCAGGAAATACATTTGCAAATAAAGTGTGTTAAGTGGACATTATCAGCTTCAATGATCATTCAGTGGTTGTGGTGTGAAGTGGTTGTCTGTGTAAACGCCCCCCTACTGGTTCAAAGTTAATTTTAAgttcattgtgttgtttttgtttatagtggtgtagtgtgttatgGCTTTGAAGAAAATGTGGCATTGATTTGACAAGTTGAAAAATCATAACATAACCAGCATTATAATTACTTGTACTCCTGAAGTGAAAGTGCTTATGATAGGTTAGACTACAAATTCTCAGATTATCAGATTTTACCCAAAAAATtgtttttactgtctaaaataTCCAGTCattcacacagagagaggattatattatttatttatatcaacACAAGATTCAGGAACATGTGCTGCATATCTATGGAGTTCAGAATGATAGAAATTGTGCTGtcaccatagcaattaacaaaacaaaaaaatgaatgcgGAAATTACTCTAAGCGGTGTCTATAAACGGGatgttgaaacccatgaatagcctAACACACCTCCACTCATTAAAGGTCCTAAGTTACTCaggtgagcttttagccatgttataatgctgttacctcctcaaaaatatacccagtgtcgtgttttgtttcattcatacatgtgtgCTTAATCCTGGATTATAAGGCTGtctgcatccccaaagctcaaattgcgctgtttcaccttgtgatgtcatttagtggtaggTTTAAGGTTAATTGTCATATCTAGCCACAGTTTAACTCCTTTACTTTTCAATACTCTAAAATAAGCTTAAGTTTTTGCTTtcacttttgaatatttttgttttagcttttgTACAGTTGAAATTGCCAATAGAAAGCCTCTAATAGCTCCACCAAGGAGTGGGGCAGTTTTAATGAGACTAAAACAAGCTGTAACTTCAGAGTTTGGCAAATCCGGGGCTGAcatgatcaaaatgattcttgtgaaggtgtattttttaagcatt
Proteins encoded:
- the clcn3 gene encoding LOW QUALITY PROTEIN: H(+)/Cl(-) exchange transporter 3 (The sequence of the model RefSeq protein was modified relative to this genomic sequence to represent the inferred CDS: substituted 1 base at 1 genomic stop codon), with translation MESEQLYHRGYSRNSYNSIASASSDEELLDGASGIMDFHTTEDDNLLDGDASSPGSNYAMSNGGGASSSTHLLDFLEEPIPGVGTYDDFHTIDWVREKCKDRERHRKINSKKKESAWEFTKSLYDAWSGWLVVTLTGLASGALAGLIDIAADWMNDIKEGVCLSAMWYNHEQCCWTSNETTFAERDKCPQWKSWAELILGQAEGPGSYIMNYFMYIYWALSFAFLAVCLVKVFAPYACGSGIPEIKTILSGFIIRGYLGKWTLMIKTITLVLAVASGXVGERGPLVHVACCCGNIFSYLFPKYSKNEAKKREVLSAASAAGVSVAFGAPIGGVLFSLEEVSYYFPLKTLWRSFFAALVAAFVLRSINPFGNSRLVLFYVEYHTPWYLFELLPFILLGVFGGLWGAFFIRANIAWCRRRKSTRFGKYPVLEVILVAAITAVVAFPNPYTRQNTSELIKELFTDCGPLESSQLCQYRSQMNGSKAFTDNPNRPAGPGVYSAMWQLCLALIFKIIMTIFTFGLKVPSGLFIPSMAIGAIAGRIVGIAVEQLAYYHHDWFLFKEWCEVGADCITPGLYAMVGAAACLGGVTRMTVSLVVIVFELTGGLEYIVPLMAAVMTSKWVGDAFGREGIYEAHIRLNGYPFLDAKEEFTHTTLAREVMRPRRSDPPLAVLTQDDLTVEELQAIINETSYNGFPVIVSKESQRLVGFALRRDITIAIENARRKQEGIMLNSRVYFTQHAPTLPADSPRPLKLRSILDMSPFTVTDHTPMEIVVDIFRKLGLRQCLVTHNGIVLGIITKKNILEHLEEVKQRVPSLAASWYYHKKRYSSSHGSNVKPRSRVHHVQLIRSFHEDDEEQEILLLDGSNS